From a single Raphanus sativus cultivar WK10039 chromosome 3, ASM80110v3, whole genome shotgun sequence genomic region:
- the LOC108846637 gene encoding uncharacterized protein LOC108846637, which produces MRNLLMKNLLLSQLLKILHLLTMMIQKMSLRMLNLLLKRQLLLPRLQAVLIHLTKILMRKVKRRSLHLKRLPRLLKRRAVNADVEMVDAEPQQPKTPATPATGGTKTLFAVRTCLKRLVKLLMLDLLRIRMMAVSEALAMLSFLLLKMHRRHALTEHFASCGEITRNCLHRH; this is translated from the exons ATGAGGAATCTTCTGATGAA GAACCTGCTGCTAAGCCAGCTGCTAAAGATTCTTCATCTTCTGACGATGATGATTCAGAAGATGAGTCTGAGGATGTTAAACCTGCTGCTAAAAAGGCAGCTCCTGCTACCAAGGCTGCAAGCAGTTCTGATTCATCTGACGAAAATTCTGATGAG GAAAGTGAAGAGGAGAAGCCTGCACCTAAAAAGGCTACCAAGGCTGCTAAAAAGGAGAGCAGTA AACGCTGATGTAGAGATGGTGGATGCTGAGCCGCAACAG CCTAAGACACCAGCAACTCCTGCTACAGGAGGAACCAAGACGCTCTTTGCTG TGAGAACTTGTTTAAAGAGGCTGGTGAAGTTGTTGATGTTAGATTTGCTACGAATAAGGATGATGGCAGTTTCAGAGGCTTTGGCCATGTTGAGTTTTCTACTTCTGAAGATGCACAGAAG GCATGCATTGACTGAACACTTTGCGTCATGCGGAGAGATCACAAGG AATTGCTTACATCGACATTAA